In one Mus caroli chromosome 14, CAROLI_EIJ_v1.1, whole genome shotgun sequence genomic region, the following are encoded:
- the Ldb3 gene encoding LIM domain-binding protein 3 isoform X3 yields MSYSVTLTGPGPWGFRLQGGKDFNMPLTISRITPGSKAAQSQLSQGDLVVAIDGVNTDTMTHLEAQNKIKSASYNLSLTLQKSKRPIPISTTAPPIQSPLPVIPHQKDPALDTNGSLATPSPSPEARASPGTLEFGDTFSSSFSQTSVCSPLMEASGPVLPLGSPVAKASSEGAQGSVSPKVLPGPSQPRQYNNPIGLYSAETLREMAQMYQMSLRGKASGAGLLGGSLPVKDLAVDSASPVYQAVIKTQSKPEDEADEWARRSSNLQSRSFRILAQMTGTEYMQDPDEEALRRSRERFETERNSPRFAKLRNWHHGLSAQILNVKS; encoded by the exons ATCACTCCAGGCAGCAAGGCAGCCCAGTCCCAGCTCAGCCAAGGAGACCTGGTGGTGGCCATTGATGGCGTCaacacagacaccatgacccaccTGGAGGCCCAGAACAAGATCAAGTCGGCCAGCTACAACCTGAGCCTCACTCTGCAGAA GTCCAAGCGGCCTATTCCTATCTCCACGACAGCGCCCCCCATCCAGTCCCCGCTGCCAGTGATCCCCCACCAGAAG GACCCTGCTCTGGACACGAACGGCAGCCTGGCgactcccagccccagccctgagGCAAGGGCCAGCCCAGGCACCCTGGAGTTCGGGGACACCTTTAGCTCCTCCTTCTCCCAGACCTCTGTCTGCAGCCCACTCATGGAGGCCTCGGGGCCTGTCCTTCCTCTGGGTAGCCCAGTGGCCAAGGCCAGCTCAGAGGGTGCACAGGGCTCAGTCAGCCCCAAAGTTCTGCCAGGCCCCAGCCAACCGAGGCAATATAACAACCCCATTGGCCTGTACTCAGCAGAGACCctgagggagatggctcagatgtaTCAGATGAGCCTCCGAGGGAAGGCCTCAGGTGCTGGACTCCTAGGAGG GAGCCTCCCTGTGAAAGACTTGGCGGTGGACAGCGCCTCTCCTGTGTATCAGGCTGTGATCAAAACCCAAAGCAAGCCGGAAGACGAGGCCGATGAGTGGGCCCGCCGGTCCTCCAACCTGCAGTCTCGCTCCTTCCGCATCCTGGCTCAGATGACCGGGACAGAATACA TGCAAGACCCTGATGAAGAGGCTCTGCGAAGGTCAAG GGAAAGGTTTGAAACGGAACGTAACAGCCCACGTTTTGCCAAATTGCGCAACTGGCACCACGGCCTTTCAGCCCAAATCCTTAATGTTAAAAGCTAA